In a genomic window of Mycolicibacillus parakoreensis:
- a CDS encoding enoyl-CoA hydratase/isomerase family protein, with product MILQIADRHRVRTLTLNRPEALNAFNEALYDATTEALLAAADDPEVAVVLLTGAGRAFSAGTDLTEMQARVTDPDFVPGRHGFTGLIDALARFPKPLLCAVNGVGLGIGATVLGHADLAFMATTARLKCPFTSLGVAPEAASSYLLPQLIGRQNAAWMLLSSEWIDAAEAQRMGLVYRVCEPDELLDQARRHAEILASRPVASLMAVKRTMMAPHRGQITTASERENAEFAELLGAQANAAALAEFAGRRAD from the coding sequence GTGATATTGCAGATCGCCGATCGCCACCGAGTCCGCACCCTCACCCTGAACCGCCCCGAGGCGCTCAACGCGTTCAACGAGGCGCTCTACGACGCCACCACCGAGGCGCTGCTGGCCGCCGCCGACGACCCGGAGGTCGCGGTGGTGCTGCTCACCGGCGCGGGCCGGGCGTTCAGCGCCGGGACCGATCTCACCGAGATGCAGGCACGGGTCACCGACCCGGATTTCGTGCCCGGCCGGCACGGCTTCACCGGGCTCATCGACGCCTTGGCCCGCTTTCCCAAACCACTGCTGTGCGCCGTCAACGGCGTGGGACTGGGGATCGGCGCCACCGTGCTCGGCCACGCCGACCTGGCGTTCATGGCCACCACCGCACGGCTCAAGTGCCCGTTCACCAGCCTGGGGGTCGCGCCGGAGGCGGCGTCGTCGTATCTGCTGCCCCAGCTGATCGGCCGGCAGAACGCGGCCTGGATGCTGCTGTCCTCGGAGTGGATCGACGCCGCGGAAGCGCAGCGCATGGGTCTGGTCTACCGAGTCTGCGAACCCGACGAGTTGCTCGACCAGGCGCGTCGGCACGCCGAGATCCTCGCGTCGCGGCCGGTCGCCAGCCTGATGGCGGTCAAACGCACGATGATGGCGCCGCACCGCGGGCAGATCACCACGGCCAGCGAGCGGGAGAACGCCGAGTTCGCCGAACTGCTGGGCGCGCAGGCCAACGCGGCGGCGTTGGCGGAGTTCGCCGGGCGCCGCGCCGACTAA
- a CDS encoding hydrogen peroxide-inducible genes activator, giving the protein MTDKTYQPTLAGLRAFVAVAENHHFSSAATSLGVSQSTLSQALAALEAGLAVHLVERSTRQVFLTPEGRRLLPHAQAVVEAVGEFSAAAAGSVDPLRGTLRLGLIPTAAPYVLPAMLTGLAQRLPDLMLRVVEDQTDRLVTTLREGALDAALIALPADSPGLTEIPIYDEDFVLALPPGHRLAGKRRVEPSLLGQLPLLLLDEGHCLRDQTLEVCRDAGVRAEVADTRAASLATAVQCVAGGLGVTLIPASAVDVESARSRLALAQFATPRPSRRIGLVFRSSSGRDAHYRRLAVVVADAIGRDPAVRRIA; this is encoded by the coding sequence ATGACCGATAAGACCTATCAACCTACCCTGGCGGGTCTGCGGGCCTTCGTCGCGGTCGCCGAGAACCATCATTTCAGCAGCGCCGCAACCAGTCTGGGGGTCAGCCAGTCCACGCTGTCGCAGGCCCTGGCCGCGCTGGAGGCCGGCCTCGCCGTTCACCTGGTCGAGCGCTCCACCCGCCAGGTGTTCTTGACCCCCGAAGGCCGTCGCCTGCTGCCGCACGCCCAGGCGGTGGTCGAGGCGGTCGGGGAGTTCTCCGCCGCGGCGGCCGGGTCGGTCGATCCGCTGCGCGGCACGCTGCGCCTGGGCCTGATCCCCACCGCCGCACCGTATGTGCTGCCGGCCATGCTCACCGGCCTGGCGCAGCGGCTGCCGGACCTGATGTTGCGGGTCGTGGAGGACCAGACCGACCGGCTGGTGACCACGCTGCGCGAGGGAGCACTGGACGCGGCGCTGATCGCGCTGCCCGCCGACTCGCCCGGGCTGACCGAGATCCCGATCTACGACGAAGATTTCGTCTTGGCGCTGCCGCCGGGGCATCGACTGGCCGGCAAACGCCGGGTCGAACCGAGCCTGCTCGGCCAGTTGCCCCTGTTGCTGCTCGACGAGGGCCACTGCCTGCGCGACCAGACCCTCGAGGTGTGCCGCGACGCCGGGGTGCGCGCCGAGGTGGCCGACACCCGGGCGGCCTCGCTGGCCACCGCCGTGCAGTGCGTGGCCGGAGGGCTGGGGGTGACGCTGATACCGGCGAGTGCGGTCGACGTCGAATCGGCGCGCAGCCGACTGGCGCTGGCGCAGTTCGCCACGCCACGGCCGAGCCGGCGCATCGGGTTGGTGTTTCGCTCCTCGAGCGGACGCGACGCGCACTACCGGCGACTCGCCGTGGTGGTCGCGGACGCGATCGGCCGTGACCCCGCCGTGCGCCGCATCGCCTAA
- a CDS encoding peroxiredoxin, translated as MSLLTIGDQFPSYRLTALIPGDLSQVNANAPDDYFTTISSDDHPGKWRVVFFWPKDFTFVCPTEIAAFGKLNDEFADRDAQVLGASVDNEFVHFQWRAQHEDLKTLPFPMLSDIKRELVEATGVLNADGVADRATFIIDPNNEIQFVSVTAGSVGRNVDEVLRVLDALQSDELCACNWKKGDPTLDAGELLKESV; from the coding sequence ATGTCCCTGCTGACCATCGGCGACCAGTTCCCCAGCTACCGGCTCACCGCGCTGATCCCGGGTGATCTGTCCCAGGTCAACGCCAACGCCCCGGACGACTACTTCACCACGATCTCCAGCGACGACCACCCGGGCAAGTGGCGGGTGGTGTTCTTCTGGCCGAAGGACTTCACCTTCGTCTGTCCGACCGAGATCGCCGCGTTCGGCAAGCTGAACGACGAGTTCGCCGACCGGGACGCCCAGGTGCTCGGCGCCTCGGTCGACAACGAGTTCGTGCACTTCCAGTGGCGCGCCCAGCACGAGGATCTCAAGACGCTGCCGTTCCCGATGCTCTCCGACATCAAGCGGGAGCTGGTCGAGGCGACCGGTGTGCTCAACGCCGACGGGGTGGCCGACCGGGCCACCTTCATCATCGACCCCAACAACGAGATCCAGTTCGTCTCGGTGACCGCCGGTTCGGTCGGCCGCAACGTCGATGAGGTGCTGCGGGTGCTCGACGCGCTGCAGTCCGACGAGCTGTGCGCCTGCAACTGGAAGAAGGGTGACCCGACGCTGGACGCCGGAGAGTTGCTCAAAGAGTCGGTCTGA
- a CDS encoding alkyl hydroperoxide reductase, translated as MSVDNLKEALPEYAKDLKLNLGSITRTTVLDEEQLWGTLLSCAAATRNAKVLAEIGAEAADTLSAEAYRAALGAASIMGMNNVFYRGRHFLDGKYDDLRPGLRMNIIGNPGVSKATFELWCFAVSMVNGCSACTAAHEHTVREEGLSREVVLEALKVASIVAGVGQAMLAAEALPDTAG; from the coding sequence ATGAGTGTTGACAACCTCAAGGAGGCGCTGCCCGAGTACGCCAAGGACCTCAAGCTCAACCTCGGATCGATCACCCGCACCACGGTGCTCGACGAGGAACAGCTCTGGGGCACGCTGCTCAGCTGCGCCGCGGCGACACGCAACGCCAAGGTGCTCGCCGAGATCGGCGCCGAGGCCGCGGACACCCTGTCGGCCGAGGCCTACCGGGCCGCTCTCGGCGCGGCGTCGATCATGGGGATGAACAACGTGTTCTACCGTGGCCGGCACTTCCTGGACGGCAAGTACGACGACCTGCGTCCGGGCCTGCGGATGAACATCATCGGCAACCCCGGCGTGAGCAAGGCCACCTTCGAGCTGTGGTGCTTCGCGGTGTCGATGGTCAACGGCTGCTCGGCCTGCACGGCGGCCCACGAGCACACCGTGCGCGAGGAGGGGCTCAGCCGCGAGGTGGTGCTCGAGGCGTTGAAGGTCGCCTCGATCGTCGCCGGTGTCGGCCAGGCGATGCTGGCCGCCGAGGCCCTGCCGGACACCGCCGGCTGA
- a CDS encoding nucleoside deaminase, with product MALSDTDRQRLARCVELAGEALDHGDEPFGALLVGPDGQVLVEDRNRTGDGEATAHPEFAIADWAAANLAPVHRIRSIVYTSGEHCPMCAAAHAWVGLGRIVYATSAAQLADWLGEWGAPTPPVAPLPITTVVPRAVVDGPAPELAEPMKELYAARYRRSR from the coding sequence GTGGCACTCAGCGACACCGACCGGCAGCGGCTGGCCCGCTGCGTCGAGTTGGCCGGTGAGGCGCTCGACCACGGCGACGAACCCTTCGGGGCTCTGCTGGTCGGTCCCGATGGGCAGGTCCTCGTCGAGGACCGCAACCGCACCGGCGACGGCGAGGCCACCGCACATCCGGAATTCGCGATCGCCGACTGGGCCGCGGCCAATCTCGCACCGGTGCACCGCATCCGGTCCATCGTCTACACCTCCGGGGAACACTGCCCGATGTGTGCGGCCGCCCACGCGTGGGTCGGGCTGGGACGCATCGTCTACGCCACCTCGGCGGCGCAGCTCGCCGATTGGCTCGGCGAGTGGGGCGCGCCCACCCCGCCGGTCGCTCCCCTGCCGATCACCACCGTGGTGCCACGCGCGGTCGTCGACGGCCCCGCCCCGGAGTTGGCCGAGCCGATGAAGGAGCTCTACGCCGCGAGATATCGGCGTTCGCGCTAA
- a CDS encoding adenylate/guanylate cyclase domain-containing protein yields the protein MSASPESAETESGPRRRRRRRRRGPRRHGASILSKLLLMMLVTSVLSAAVVGAIGYRSGRESLQGAVVDRLTQLRTAQKRQLQSSLDDLRNTVIVQTRGDTVAGALEAFGKGFDKLSDAVIEPAGERVLRRYYEQTLGQREKVATGSDVDITSLLPSSPAQKYLQLHYTVPRADRDVGINTDDVGDGSEWSAANARYNGYFRTVVTRSGFEDALLIDPDGNVVYSAYKNVDLGTNVLTGPYRDSNLSEMFRTTLNARAVDYIGIADFAEYEPVGEPTAWVMAPISVGSSRTGVLALEFPIVKLNRMMTVAQKWSGAGMGETGETFLVGPDNLMRSDSRLFLEDPEKYEHDVVQAGTPPEVAEKAIRQHGTTLVQPIGTEATRRAARGETGHVIARDYLGNETLQSYAPVTLHGLQWTIVAKIDTAEAFAPVAAFTRTLVLSTAAIIFLVCIAGMLLARIFVRPIKTLTAGANRISSGDYDVDLPIRTRDELGDLTVAFNDMGSSLRTNKELIDEQRRENDRLLLAVMPEAAAQRYRDGADEVVIEHPDVTVIVAETDSLDGLSAALTSDESLSVVNTLVRQFDAAAENLGVETVQSLHDWYLASCGLSVPRLDNAGRAVAFAIELQHIVRRFNDETGHALSLRIGIDTGTATSGLLGRSNLAYDMWGSTVNLARELKNTASEPGIYVTGRVRDAVGEAHRFVAAGAVDGGHEPVWRLDEETP from the coding sequence ATGAGCGCGTCGCCAGAATCCGCCGAGACCGAGTCCGGCCCGAGACGCCGTCGGCGGCGGCGCCGGCGGGGCCCACGCCGCCACGGCGCCAGCATCCTGTCGAAACTGCTGCTGATGATGCTGGTCACCAGCGTGCTGTCGGCCGCGGTGGTCGGTGCCATCGGGTATCGCTCCGGACGTGAGTCGTTGCAGGGAGCGGTTGTCGACCGGTTGACCCAACTGCGCACCGCGCAGAAGCGGCAACTGCAATCGTCGTTGGATGACCTGCGCAACACGGTGATCGTCCAGACCCGCGGTGACACTGTCGCCGGGGCGCTCGAGGCGTTCGGCAAGGGCTTCGACAAGCTCTCCGACGCGGTCATCGAGCCTGCCGGCGAGCGGGTGCTGCGCCGCTACTATGAGCAGACACTGGGCCAGAGGGAGAAGGTCGCCACCGGCTCCGACGTCGACATCACCTCGCTGCTGCCCTCCTCTCCGGCGCAGAAATACCTGCAGTTGCACTACACCGTGCCCCGCGCCGACCGCGATGTCGGCATCAACACCGACGACGTCGGCGACGGCAGCGAGTGGTCGGCCGCCAACGCCCGCTACAACGGCTATTTCCGCACCGTGGTCACCCGGTCGGGATTCGAAGACGCCCTGCTGATCGATCCCGACGGCAACGTGGTCTATTCGGCCTACAAAAACGTCGACCTGGGCACCAACGTGCTGACCGGTCCGTACCGCGACAGCAACCTGTCGGAGATGTTCCGCACCACGCTGAACGCCCGGGCCGTCGACTACATCGGCATCGCCGATTTCGCCGAGTACGAACCGGTCGGTGAGCCCACCGCCTGGGTGATGGCACCGATCAGCGTCGGCAGCAGCCGCACCGGGGTGCTGGCGCTGGAGTTCCCGATCGTCAAGCTCAACCGGATGATGACCGTCGCGCAGAAGTGGTCCGGTGCCGGGATGGGCGAGACCGGCGAGACCTTCCTGGTGGGGCCGGACAATCTGATGCGCTCGGATTCCCGGCTGTTCTTGGAGGATCCGGAGAAATACGAACACGACGTGGTGCAGGCCGGCACCCCGCCGGAGGTCGCCGAGAAGGCGATCCGCCAGCACGGCACCACCCTGGTCCAGCCGATCGGCACCGAGGCCACCCGCCGAGCGGCACGCGGGGAGACCGGCCACGTGATCGCCCGCGACTACCTGGGCAACGAGACCCTGCAGTCCTATGCTCCGGTCACGTTGCACGGGCTGCAGTGGACGATCGTGGCCAAGATCGACACCGCCGAGGCGTTCGCCCCGGTGGCGGCGTTCACCCGCACCCTGGTGCTGTCGACGGCGGCCATCATCTTTTTGGTGTGTATCGCCGGGATGCTGTTGGCGCGCATCTTCGTGCGGCCGATCAAGACGTTGACCGCCGGGGCCAACCGGATCAGCTCCGGGGACTACGACGTCGATCTGCCGATCCGCACCCGCGACGAACTGGGCGATCTGACCGTGGCCTTCAACGACATGGGGTCGAGTCTGCGGACCAACAAGGAACTCATCGACGAACAGCGGCGCGAAAACGACCGACTGCTGCTGGCGGTGATGCCCGAGGCGGCCGCCCAACGCTATCGCGACGGCGCCGACGAGGTGGTCATCGAGCACCCCGACGTGACCGTGATCGTCGCCGAGACCGACAGCCTCGACGGGTTGTCGGCCGCACTGACCTCCGACGAGTCGCTGTCGGTGGTCAACACGTTGGTGCGGCAGTTCGACGCGGCGGCGGAGAATCTCGGGGTGGAGACGGTGCAGTCGCTGCACGACTGGTACCTGGCCAGCTGCGGTCTGAGCGTGCCGCGGCTGGACAACGCGGGGCGTGCGGTCGCGTTCGCGATCGAACTGCAGCACATCGTCCGGCGTTTCAACGACGAGACCGGCCACGCCTTGAGCCTGCGGATCGGTATCGACACCGGGACGGCGACCAGCGGCCTGCTGGGCCGGTCCAACCTCGCCTACGACATGTGGGGCTCGACGGTCAACTTAGCCCGCGAGCTGAAGAACACCGCCTCGGAGCCCGGCATCTATGTGACCGGCAGGGTGCGCGACGCGGTCGGCGAGGCACATCGGTTCGTCGCGGCCGGTGCGGTCGACGGCGGACACGAACCGGTGTGGCGGCTCGACGAGGAGACGCCGTGA